The Mesorhizobium loti genome includes a region encoding these proteins:
- a CDS encoding FadR family transcriptional regulator, translated as MKEKNLLAELAAYLFSHSDKETGRTPSERELAEHFAVSRGQIREALAILEAMRIVERRAKSGIYIDTKQASVEAMALFARAGLPLDPIQIYETVELRKIHEIKAAELACSRATEENFERLREILKASEERIAAGEGLAREDREFHLEIVRATKNSVFHNVCSVYYMMGEQRLPIYFNDPERNVRSHAEHIQIYEALLRRDGNLAQALMSAHLQGAESYWKGLIEGHGEEPQSSALESA; from the coding sequence ATGAAAGAAAAGAACCTCCTCGCGGAACTCGCCGCCTACCTGTTCTCCCATTCGGACAAGGAGACCGGCCGCACGCCGTCTGAGCGCGAACTGGCGGAGCATTTCGCCGTCAGCCGCGGCCAGATCCGCGAGGCGCTCGCCATCCTCGAAGCCATGCGCATCGTCGAGCGCCGGGCCAAGTCCGGCATCTACATCGACACCAAACAGGCCAGCGTCGAAGCGATGGCGCTTTTTGCCCGCGCGGGCCTGCCGCTCGACCCGATCCAGATCTACGAGACGGTCGAGCTGCGTAAGATCCACGAGATCAAGGCGGCCGAGCTCGCCTGTTCGCGCGCCACCGAGGAGAATTTCGAGCGGCTGCGCGAAATCCTGAAAGCTTCGGAAGAGCGCATCGCCGCAGGCGAAGGCCTGGCCAGGGAAGACCGCGAATTCCACCTGGAGATCGTGCGCGCCACCAAGAACAGCGTCTTCCACAATGTCTGTTCCGTCTACTACATGATGGGCGAGCAGCGCCTGCCGATCTATTTCAACGACCCCGAGCGCAACGTGCGCTCGCATGCCGAGCACATCCAGATTTATGAGGCGCTGCTGCGCCGCGACGGCAATCTCGCACAGGCGCTGATGAGCGCCCATCTGCAGGGTGCCGAGAGCTATTGGAAAGGCCTGATCGAGGGCCATGGCGAGGAGCCGCAAAGCTCGGCGCTCGAAAGCGCCTGA
- a CDS encoding mandelate racemase/muconate lactonizing enzyme family protein, whose product MRIKTVQAWWVRIPIEAARQHRSDFGQVTTFDAAILRIETDDGLVGWGEGKNAAGSAGSYGALVHMLNHEVGPQLIGRDPADIGVIWEMLYNGVRHDSAARAGHAMPQLARRGMSIAAISAVDIALWDILGKSLGVPVWRLLGGRKLDRMPAYASGGWAAADAIGEQLKSYIAKGGFKALKMRVGAMDGAAHISATRVRAARQALGPDVELMVDAHGTYTVAEAKRFIRLVNDLDLAWFEEPIIADDKSGMAEVRASGAVPIATGESEATRYAFRDLAVLKAADIFQPDPAFCGGISEAMKIGTIASAFNLRFAPHLWAGAPCFFAGLHVCAASPSSFTVEYSLGANPMIHDLIEETVEAKDGMIAIPERPGLGFTISERFLEAHAQRD is encoded by the coding sequence ATGCGCATCAAGACCGTTCAAGCCTGGTGGGTCCGCATCCCGATCGAAGCCGCTCGGCAACACCGCAGCGACTTCGGCCAGGTGACGACCTTCGACGCCGCCATCCTGCGCATCGAGACCGATGACGGGCTGGTCGGCTGGGGCGAAGGCAAGAATGCCGCCGGCAGCGCCGGCAGCTACGGCGCCCTCGTCCACATGCTGAACCATGAGGTCGGGCCGCAATTGATCGGCCGCGATCCGGCCGACATCGGCGTCATCTGGGAGATGCTCTACAATGGCGTGCGCCATGACAGCGCCGCCCGCGCCGGCCATGCCATGCCGCAGCTGGCGCGGCGCGGCATGAGCATCGCGGCCATCAGCGCCGTCGACATCGCGTTGTGGGACATTCTCGGCAAATCGCTTGGCGTGCCCGTCTGGCGGCTGCTCGGTGGCCGCAAGCTCGATCGCATGCCGGCCTATGCGTCCGGCGGCTGGGCAGCCGCCGACGCCATCGGCGAGCAGTTGAAATCCTATATCGCCAAGGGCGGCTTCAAGGCGCTGAAGATGCGGGTCGGCGCCATGGACGGCGCGGCACACATTTCCGCCACCCGCGTGCGTGCCGCACGGCAGGCGCTCGGCCCTGATGTCGAGTTGATGGTCGACGCGCACGGCACCTATACGGTGGCCGAAGCCAAGCGCTTCATCCGCCTCGTCAACGATCTGGATCTCGCCTGGTTCGAGGAGCCTATCATCGCCGACGACAAATCAGGCATGGCTGAAGTGCGGGCATCCGGCGCCGTTCCTATCGCCACCGGCGAAAGCGAGGCGACACGCTATGCCTTCCGCGACCTCGCCGTGCTGAAAGCCGCCGACATCTTCCAGCCCGATCCCGCCTTCTGCGGCGGCATCAGCGAGGCGATGAAGATCGGCACCATCGCCAGCGCCTTCAACCTGCGCTTTGCGCCGCATCTGTGGGCCGGCGCGCCCTGCTTCTTCGCCGGCTTGCATGTCTGCGCCGCCTCGCCGTCGAGTTTTACCGTCGAATATTCGCTCGGCGCCAACCCGATGATCCACGATCTGATCGAAGAGACTGTCGAAGCCAAGGACGGTATGATAGCGATCCCGGAAAGACCGGGTCTGGGATTCACCATTTCGGAGCGGTTCCTGGAGGCGCACGCGCAACGCGATTGA
- a CDS encoding sugar phosphate isomerase/epimerase — MHLSTHNWMRAEPLETTLKRIKKFGYESIEISGEPEQYKTKETRALLKEHGIRCWGAVTLMLGERNLAAKNQGQRERSVQYVKDVLTMVSELDGEIITLVPATVGKVVPDGTEEEEWKWVVDATRECFTHAKKVGVKIAVEPLNRFETYLFNRGAQALALADAVSPECGVCLDAYHIHMEEFNVYDAIRQAGKRLFDFHVADNNRFAAGLGQIDWPKIVATLREIGYDGALTNEFVAPVDRTPAAPYPDMVERNPVDISPEQLKFIQDHGSSVLTEKFYTDQMRINAETLLPLIK; from the coding sequence ATGCATCTTTCGACGCACAACTGGATGCGCGCGGAACCCTTGGAGACGACGCTCAAGCGCATCAAGAAATTCGGCTATGAGTCGATCGAGATTTCCGGCGAGCCCGAGCAGTACAAGACCAAGGAGACCCGGGCGCTGTTGAAGGAGCATGGCATCCGCTGCTGGGGCGCGGTGACGCTGATGCTGGGCGAGCGCAACCTCGCCGCCAAGAACCAGGGTCAGCGCGAGCGCTCCGTTCAGTATGTCAAGGACGTGCTGACCATGGTCAGCGAACTCGATGGCGAGATCATCACGCTTGTTCCGGCGACCGTCGGCAAGGTCGTGCCTGACGGCACCGAGGAGGAGGAGTGGAAGTGGGTTGTCGACGCGACCCGGGAATGCTTCACCCATGCCAAGAAGGTCGGCGTCAAGATCGCCGTCGAGCCGCTCAACCGCTTCGAGACCTATCTGTTCAATCGCGGCGCACAGGCGCTGGCACTGGCCGACGCGGTCAGCCCCGAATGCGGCGTCTGTCTCGATGCCTACCACATCCACATGGAAGAATTTAACGTCTATGACGCGATCCGGCAGGCCGGAAAGCGCCTGTTCGATTTCCACGTCGCCGACAACAACCGTTTCGCCGCCGGCCTCGGCCAGATCGACTGGCCGAAGATCGTCGCCACATTGCGGGAGATCGGCTACGACGGCGCGCTGACCAACGAATTCGTCGCGCCCGTCGACCGGACACCGGCGGCACCCTATCCCGACATGGTCGAGCGCAATCCGGTCGACATCTCGCCCGAACAACTGAAGTTCATCCAGGACCACGGCTCCAGCGTGCTCACGGAAAAATTCTACACCGACCAGATGCGCATTAACGCCGAAACGTTGCTGCCGCTGATCAAGTAG
- a CDS encoding sugar phosphate isomerase/epimerase, which translates to MPTTMKGPGLFLAQFAGDAAPFNSLASITKWAAGLGYKGVQIPTWDARLFDLKKAASSKAYCDEVKGICADAGVEITELSTHLQGQLVAVHPAYDAQFDGFAPASVHNNPKARQKWAVEQMKFGAKASKNLGLKASVSFSGALAFPYLYPWPQRPAGLIEEAFAELGKRWKPILDVYEDNGVDIGYEIHPGEDVFDGATFEMFLDAVGGHKRCNINYDPSHFLLQQLDYLEFIDIYHERIKAFHVKDAEFNPTGRQGVYSGYQSWTNRAGRFRSLGDGQVDFGGIFSKLTQYNYDSWAVLEWECCLKHPEDGAAEGAPFIEHHIIRVTEKAFDDFAGGATDKKVLRAMMGI; encoded by the coding sequence ATGCCGACGACAATGAAGGGCCCTGGACTGTTTCTGGCGCAGTTCGCGGGCGACGCCGCGCCGTTCAACTCGCTGGCGTCGATCACCAAATGGGCTGCCGGTCTCGGCTACAAGGGCGTGCAGATCCCGACCTGGGACGCGCGGTTGTTCGATCTCAAGAAGGCGGCCTCTTCCAAGGCCTATTGCGACGAAGTGAAGGGCATCTGCGCGGACGCCGGCGTCGAGATCACCGAACTGTCGACGCATCTGCAGGGGCAATTGGTGGCGGTGCATCCGGCCTATGATGCGCAGTTCGACGGCTTTGCGCCGGCCTCGGTGCACAACAATCCGAAAGCGCGGCAGAAATGGGCGGTCGAACAGATGAAGTTCGGCGCCAAGGCGTCGAAGAACCTTGGCCTGAAGGCCTCGGTGAGCTTCTCGGGAGCGTTGGCCTTCCCTTACCTCTACCCGTGGCCGCAGCGGCCGGCCGGGCTGATCGAGGAAGCGTTTGCCGAACTCGGCAAGCGCTGGAAGCCGATCCTCGATGTCTATGAGGACAATGGCGTCGATATCGGCTACGAAATCCATCCCGGCGAGGACGTGTTCGACGGCGCCACTTTCGAGATGTTCCTCGACGCGGTCGGTGGCCACAAGCGCTGCAACATCAACTACGATCCGTCGCACTTCCTGCTGCAGCAGCTCGACTATCTGGAATTCATCGACATCTACCACGAGCGCATCAAGGCGTTCCACGTCAAGGACGCCGAGTTCAATCCGACCGGCCGGCAAGGCGTCTATTCCGGCTACCAGAGCTGGACCAACCGCGCCGGCCGCTTCCGGTCGCTGGGCGACGGACAGGTGGATTTCGGCGGCATCTTCTCCAAGCTGACGCAGTACAATTACGATTCCTGGGCGGTGCTGGAGTGGGAGTGCTGCCTGAAGCATCCGGAAGACGGCGCGGCCGAGGGCGCACCGTTCATCGAGCATCATATCATCCGGGTCACGGAAAAGGCATTCGACGATTTCGCCGGTGGCGCTACAGACAAGAAGGTGCTGCGCGCCATGATGGGTATCTAG
- a CDS encoding Gfo/Idh/MocA family oxidoreductase, producing the protein MVGASKSETGGGPIRYGMVGGGQGAFIGAVHRIAARLDNDFVLVAGALSSDPARAKASAVELGLDPDRSYASYAEMAKAEAKRPDGIEAVAIVTPNNVHVPAAKAFLEAGIHVICDKPLATTLAEAKKLAAIVEKTGKVFVLTHNYTAYPMVRQAREMVAKGVLGDIRIVQSEYPQDWLTEDLAATGQKQAAWRGDPKQAGAGGALGDIGTHAYNLARFVSGLELDSLSADLDAFVPGRLLDDNVNVMLRFKPAGKTHPAKGMIWASQVAPGHENGLKLRIYGSKGGLEWVQADPNYLWYTPFGQPKQLITRNGAGALPVAGRVSRVPSGHPEGYLEGFANIYQEAARAIRAARRKGGKPAKDVVFPTIHDGVEGMAFIEACVKSSKKNGAWTKL; encoded by the coding sequence ATGGTCGGCGCATCGAAGTCGGAAACGGGAGGCGGCCCGATCCGCTACGGCATGGTCGGCGGCGGGCAAGGCGCCTTCATCGGCGCGGTGCACCGGATCGCGGCGCGCCTGGACAACGACTTCGTGCTGGTCGCCGGCGCTTTGTCATCCGACCCGGCGCGTGCAAAGGCCTCGGCTGTAGAGCTCGGGCTCGACCCCGACCGCAGCTACGCGTCCTATGCCGAGATGGCCAAGGCCGAAGCCAAGCGTCCCGACGGTATCGAGGCGGTGGCCATCGTCACGCCCAACAATGTGCACGTACCGGCGGCAAAGGCATTCCTCGAGGCCGGCATCCACGTCATCTGCGACAAGCCGCTGGCAACCACACTGGCCGAGGCGAAGAAGCTGGCGGCGATAGTCGAGAAGACCGGCAAGGTGTTCGTGCTGACGCACAACTACACCGCCTATCCTATGGTGCGGCAGGCGCGCGAGATGGTCGCCAAGGGCGTGCTCGGCGACATCCGCATCGTCCAGTCCGAATATCCCCAGGACTGGCTGACCGAGGATCTCGCCGCTACCGGCCAGAAACAGGCGGCGTGGCGCGGCGATCCGAAACAGGCAGGTGCGGGCGGCGCGCTCGGCGATATCGGCACGCATGCCTACAACCTCGCCCGCTTCGTCTCCGGACTGGAGCTGGATTCCCTGTCGGCCGATCTCGACGCCTTCGTGCCGGGACGGCTGCTCGATGACAATGTCAACGTCATGCTGCGCTTCAAGCCTGCCGGCAAGACGCATCCGGCCAAGGGCATGATCTGGGCAAGCCAGGTGGCGCCCGGCCATGAGAACGGGCTGAAGCTGCGCATCTATGGCTCGAAGGGCGGGCTGGAATGGGTGCAGGCCGACCCGAACTATCTCTGGTACACGCCGTTCGGCCAGCCGAAGCAGTTGATCACCCGCAATGGCGCCGGGGCGCTGCCGGTGGCAGGGCGTGTCAGCCGCGTGCCGTCAGGCCATCCCGAAGGCTATCTCGAAGGCTTCGCCAACATCTACCAGGAGGCCGCGCGCGCCATCCGGGCGGCGCGCCGCAAAGGCGGCAAGCCGGCCAAGGACGTCGTCTTCCCGACCATTCACGACGGCGTCGAAGGCATGGCCTTCATCGAGGCTTGCGTGAAGTCGTCGAAGAAGAATGGGGCGTGGACGAAGCTCTAA
- a CDS encoding sugar phosphate isomerase/epimerase has protein sequence MKIGMCMFLWTTAVSKKHEPLLRDIKATGFDGVEIPIFAGAPDDYKKLGELLDRIGLERTAVSAMGDPAMNLIAADAATRKAGVDYMKWAIDCANALGVSTLSGPLHSTLGAFSGAGPTAAEKKRSVASQRAIGDHAGKKNVTIGLEALNRFECYLLNTMADLSEHIDAIDRPHIKAMYDTFHANIEEADPIGAYTKHRRNVVHIHISENDRGVPGRGNIPWKETFSAIRKSGYDDWLTIEAFGRSLKDLAAATKVWRDFSETPEAVYRDGYKHIKNGWKKAA, from the coding sequence ATGAAAATCGGCATGTGTATGTTCCTGTGGACGACGGCGGTGTCGAAGAAACACGAGCCGTTGCTGCGCGACATCAAGGCGACCGGTTTCGATGGCGTCGAAATACCGATCTTCGCAGGCGCGCCGGACGACTATAAAAAGCTCGGCGAACTGCTCGACCGGATCGGGCTGGAGCGGACCGCGGTTTCAGCCATGGGTGATCCGGCGATGAACCTGATCGCGGCTGATGCGGCGACGCGCAAGGCCGGTGTCGACTACATGAAATGGGCGATCGACTGCGCCAATGCGCTTGGCGTCAGCACGCTGAGCGGCCCGCTGCATTCGACGCTTGGCGCCTTTTCCGGCGCTGGGCCGACGGCCGCCGAGAAAAAGCGCTCGGTCGCCTCGCAACGCGCCATCGGCGACCATGCCGGCAAGAAGAACGTCACCATCGGGCTCGAGGCGCTTAACCGCTTCGAATGCTATCTCCTCAACACTATGGCGGATTTGTCGGAGCATATCGACGCGATCGACCGGCCGCACATCAAGGCGATGTACGACACTTTCCACGCCAATATCGAGGAGGCTGACCCGATCGGCGCCTACACGAAACACCGTCGGAATGTCGTGCATATCCACATCTCCGAGAACGATCGCGGCGTGCCCGGGCGCGGCAACATTCCGTGGAAGGAAACATTCTCGGCCATCCGCAAGAGCGGCTACGACGACTGGCTGACGATCGAGGCGTTCGGCCGTTCGCTGAAGGATTTGGCGGCGGCGACCAAGGTGTGGCGCGATTTTTCCGAAACGCCGGAAGCGGTGTACCGGGATGGGTATAAGCATATCAAGAACGGGTGGAAGAAAGCGGCTTAG
- the phnE gene encoding phosphonate ABC transporter, permease protein PhnE yields the protein MTAMTADEIQSIEERFPQVFQRPFQKRFGPLLLLGGIFFYLLYALWFFNLPQVMRESHWERLPLFLTQWISYDVQPIFRLDEPQITAKYPRFSVLGPDPNPDWVKTNADGSVTILIDGTAKSITFNRTQATIIANGETVAVGLGTGKPLISGPVPGWITAHEDEVVADMGFAGEARVAVDRVRIRKRFLGWANFVFDTRSPFFGKSASEVASLIVSGPELKPGTSNLALAGDNIWNNAQWQHGDVWTKLLQTIVMAFLGTMLGGIVAFPLAFFAARNITPSRLVNQVLKRFFDFMRSIDMLIWALFFTRAFGPGPLAGSAAIFFTEIGTLGKTYSEALENIDDKPREGVTSTGANGLLVQRYGVLPEVVPVFISQTLYQWESNTRGATIIGAVGAGGIGLKLWEAMRTNSNWANVFYMVLLILLVVFIFDNISNFLRRRLSRTIHDYNRIQAEQG from the coding sequence ATGACTGCCATGACGGCCGATGAAATCCAGTCTATCGAAGAGCGCTTCCCGCAGGTGTTCCAGCGGCCGTTCCAAAAACGCTTCGGGCCGCTGCTGCTGCTTGGCGGCATCTTTTTCTACCTGCTCTATGCGCTGTGGTTCTTCAACCTGCCGCAGGTCATGCGGGAATCGCACTGGGAGCGCCTGCCGCTGTTCCTGACCCAATGGATCAGCTACGACGTGCAGCCGATCTTCCGCCTCGACGAACCGCAGATCACGGCCAAATATCCACGCTTTTCGGTGCTCGGCCCAGATCCCAATCCGGACTGGGTCAAGACCAATGCCGACGGTTCGGTGACGATCCTGATCGACGGCACCGCCAAGTCGATCACCTTCAACAGGACGCAAGCCACGATCATTGCCAACGGTGAAACCGTTGCGGTCGGGCTAGGCACCGGCAAACCGCTGATCTCCGGACCGGTTCCCGGCTGGATCACCGCGCATGAAGATGAGGTTGTCGCCGACATGGGCTTTGCCGGCGAGGCCCGCGTCGCCGTTGACCGCGTCAGGATCCGCAAGCGTTTTCTCGGCTGGGCAAACTTCGTCTTCGACACCCGCTCGCCCTTCTTCGGCAAATCGGCAAGCGAAGTCGCCTCGCTGATCGTCTCCGGACCGGAACTGAAACCGGGCACGTCCAATCTGGCGCTGGCCGGCGACAACATCTGGAACAACGCGCAGTGGCAGCATGGCGATGTCTGGACGAAGCTGTTGCAGACCATCGTCATGGCCTTTCTCGGCACCATGCTGGGCGGCATCGTCGCTTTCCCGCTCGCCTTCTTCGCCGCCCGCAACATCACGCCCAGCCGGCTGGTCAACCAGGTGCTCAAGCGCTTCTTCGACTTCATGCGTTCCATCGATATGCTGATCTGGGCGCTGTTCTTCACCCGCGCCTTCGGGCCAGGTCCGCTGGCGGGCAGTGCCGCGATCTTCTTCACCGAGATCGGCACGCTCGGCAAAACCTATTCGGAGGCGCTGGAGAACATTGACGACAAGCCGCGCGAGGGTGTCACCTCGACCGGAGCCAACGGCCTCCTCGTGCAGCGCTACGGCGTGCTGCCGGAAGTGGTGCCGGTGTTCATCAGCCAGACGCTCTATCAGTGGGAATCCAACACGCGCGGCGCCACCATCATCGGCGCCGTCGGCGCCGGCGGCATCGGCCTGAAACTGTGGGAAGCGATGCGCACCAACTCCAACTGGGCCAACGTCTTCTACATGGTGCTGCTGATCCTGCTCGTCGTCTTCATTTTCGACAACATCTCCAATTTCCTGCGCCGCCGGCTGAGCCGGACCATCCACGATTACAACAGGATCCAGGCCGAGCAGGGTTAG
- the phnE gene encoding phosphonate ABC transporter, permease protein PhnE — MTLSVTAHSGATHQMADAWRRQTSLRRLYTAIGVGLLIVALGSTMWFADEANAGHFFDRLPHLLDFLSWLVPKDWNDVWRAMFDIASPHDTGTQEFNFPLGRAYVWGSFYVPEYFELMLTTLNVALVSTFIGFVFAVPFSFIAARNLTPHPVLRLIVKRFMELLRAFPEIVIAGLFAAIVSIGPIAAIIAIGLHSIGALGKLFYEINENIDMRAEEGLRAVGANWFERVRFAGLPQVLPNFMSYTLLRVEINVRISTIMGAVGGGGIGEELKLSISRGFGAKTIALVLLLFTTIFIVDQFSAWLRRKLVGEQAFVMGA, encoded by the coding sequence ATGACCCTTTCCGTGACAGCTCATTCCGGCGCCACTCACCAGATGGCCGACGCCTGGCGTCGCCAGACGTCCTTGCGCCGGCTCTACACCGCCATCGGTGTCGGCCTGCTCATTGTCGCGCTCGGCAGCACCATGTGGTTCGCCGACGAGGCTAATGCCGGGCATTTCTTCGACCGCCTGCCGCATTTGCTGGATTTCCTGAGCTGGCTCGTCCCCAAGGACTGGAACGATGTCTGGCGGGCGATGTTCGACATCGCTTCCCCGCATGACACCGGTACCCAGGAATTCAACTTTCCGCTTGGCCGCGCCTATGTCTGGGGCAGCTTCTACGTCCCTGAATATTTCGAATTGATGCTGACCACGCTCAACGTGGCGCTGGTTTCGACCTTCATCGGCTTCGTCTTCGCCGTGCCGTTCTCCTTCATCGCGGCGCGCAATTTGACGCCGCATCCGGTGCTGCGGCTGATCGTCAAGCGCTTCATGGAATTGCTGCGCGCCTTTCCCGAGATCGTCATCGCCGGCCTGTTTGCGGCCATCGTCTCGATCGGCCCGATCGCCGCCATCATCGCCATCGGCCTGCATTCGATCGGCGCGCTGGGCAAGCTCTTCTACGAGATCAACGAGAACATCGACATGCGCGCCGAGGAAGGCCTGAGGGCCGTCGGCGCCAACTGGTTCGAGCGGGTACGCTTTGCCGGTCTGCCGCAGGTGCTGCCCAACTTCATGTCCTACACGCTGCTCCGCGTCGAGATAAACGTCCGCATTTCCACCATCATGGGCGCGGTCGGCGGCGGCGGCATCGGCGAGGAGCTGAAGCTGTCGATCTCGCGCGGCTTCGGCGCCAAGACGATAGCCTTGGTGCTGCTCCTGTTCACGACGATCTTCATCGTCGACCAGTTCTCCGCCTGGCTGCGCCGCAAGCTGGTCGGCGAACAGGCATTCGTGATGGGAGCATGA
- the phnD gene encoding phosphonate ABC transporter substrate-binding protein, whose amino-acid sequence MFRKMVFGAVSVLAMATSMAHAADMKEFRVGILGGENETDRLRNYQCLADHLKAEFGFEKVSLFPAADYDGVIQGLLGGTLDFAELGASGYASIALKDPKAVTPILTTQQTDGATGYYSIGLALKSSGITDIKSAKGKKLGYADPDSTSGYLIPLTQIPKDTGASNEKFFASTQFNGGHENNVLAVRDGKVDVAVDDSSGIGDFKDGYTSGTFHKEVAKGAVDPNDFVEVWRSGLIPNGPLVVRTALGDDMTAKLANFFTQLPKKDKACFEGVEGGDFTGYVPVKPDFYNVIVEARKAAIGG is encoded by the coding sequence ATGTTCAGGAAGATGGTTTTCGGCGCCGTTTCGGTGCTCGCCATGGCGACCAGCATGGCGCATGCCGCCGATATGAAGGAATTTCGCGTCGGCATTCTCGGCGGTGAAAACGAAACCGACCGGCTGCGCAACTACCAGTGCCTCGCCGACCATTTGAAGGCCGAATTCGGCTTCGAGAAGGTCTCGCTGTTTCCCGCCGCCGACTATGACGGCGTCATCCAGGGCCTGCTCGGCGGCACGCTCGACTTCGCCGAACTCGGCGCTTCCGGCTATGCCAGCATCGCTCTCAAGGACCCGAAGGCGGTCACCCCGATCCTCACCACCCAGCAGACCGACGGCGCCACCGGCTATTATTCGATCGGCCTGGCGCTGAAATCCTCCGGCATCACCGACATCAAGTCGGCCAAGGGCAAGAAGCTCGGCTACGCCGATCCGGATTCAACCTCCGGCTATCTGATCCCGCTGACCCAGATCCCGAAGGACACCGGCGCTTCGAACGAAAAGTTCTTCGCCTCGACCCAGTTCAACGGCGGCCACGAGAACAACGTCCTGGCCGTGCGTGACGGCAAGGTCGATGTGGCGGTGGACGATTCCTCCGGCATCGGCGACTTCAAGGACGGCTACACCTCCGGCACCTTCCACAAGGAAGTCGCCAAGGGCGCCGTCGACCCCAACGACTTCGTCGAAGTCTGGCGCTCGGGCCTGATCCCGAACGGCCCGCTGGTCGTGCGCACCGCGCTCGGCGACGACATGACCGCCAAGCTCGCCAACTTCTTCACGCAGTTGCCGAAGAAGGACAAGGCCTGCTTCGAAGGCGTCGAAGGCGGCGATTTTACCGGCTACGTTCCGGTGAAGCCGGACTTCTACAACGTCATCGTCGAAGCCCGTAAGGCAGCCATCGGCGGCTAA
- the phnC gene encoding phosphonate ABC transporter ATP-binding protein, protein MPATSATLEIRGVTRRFGKNTAVSDINIAIPQGQMVGIIGRSGAGKSTLLRMINRLIDPSQGSIFFDGAEVSQLRGSPLRRWQRDCAMIFQQFNLVPRLDVLTNVLLGKLNHRSTITNLFGMFSRAECAEAVAALERLDIARTALQPAGTLSGGQQQRVAIARAMMQQPRVILADEPIASLDPLNAKVVMDSLQDINLREGITVVTNLHTLDTARTYCNRIIGMAAGKVVFDGPPEELNREAVRLVYGADSNGQEISEAITSTSVAFKPKFAASAGPLEPAFPGY, encoded by the coding sequence ATGCCAGCAACCTCTGCCACGCTCGAAATTCGCGGTGTCACCCGACGATTTGGCAAGAATACCGCCGTCAGCGACATCAACATCGCAATCCCGCAGGGTCAGATGGTTGGCATTATCGGCCGTTCGGGCGCCGGCAAATCAACCCTTCTTCGCATGATCAACCGTCTCATCGATCCCAGCCAGGGGTCGATTTTTTTTGACGGCGCCGAGGTCTCCCAGTTGCGCGGCTCGCCGCTGCGGCGCTGGCAGCGTGACTGCGCCATGATCTTCCAGCAGTTCAACCTGGTGCCGCGCCTCGACGTGCTAACCAATGTGCTGCTCGGCAAGCTGAACCACCGTTCGACCATCACCAACCTGTTCGGCATGTTCTCTCGCGCCGAATGCGCAGAGGCGGTCGCGGCACTCGAGCGGCTCGACATCGCCCGCACCGCGCTGCAGCCCGCTGGCACCTTGTCGGGCGGCCAGCAGCAGCGCGTCGCCATTGCCCGCGCCATGATGCAGCAGCCCAGAGTGATCCTTGCCGACGAGCCGATCGCGTCGCTCGACCCACTCAACGCCAAGGTGGTGATGGATTCGCTGCAGGACATCAATTTGCGCGAAGGCATCACTGTCGTCACCAATCTGCACACGCTGGATACCGCCCGCACCTATTGCAACCGCATCATCGGCATGGCCGCCGGCAAGGTCGTCTTCGACGGCCCGCCGGAAGAGCTCAACCGCGAGGCCGTGCGTCTCGTCTATGGCGCCGACAGCAATGGCCAGGAAATCTCCGAGGCCATCACCTCGACCAGTGTTGCCTTCAAGCCAAAGTTCGCCGCATCCGCCGGACCGCTCGAGCCCGCATTCCCGGGATACTGA